Proteins encoded together in one Phalacrocorax carbo chromosome 18, bPhaCar2.1, whole genome shotgun sequence window:
- the TOR2A gene encoding prosalusin isoform X1, translated as MAPGAAVLLRALRFLLLLAAAARPAAAWDLWALRCGFSADCECGFGPDLRGLECDLAMNLVGQPLVRQQVMKGVTEFLENQNPVKPLVMSFHGSTGTGKTYVSSMLIRYLFQGGLQSPYVHHFSPIVHFPHAEQIEQYKESLKRWIQGNLTNCGRSAFLFDEMDKMHPGLVDVIIPFLGPSWVVYGTNYRKAIFIFISNAGGEQINEMTLDLWRAHKDREEISLQDLELAISKAVFENPQSGFWKSGIINEHLIDFVVPFLPLKRHHVKQCVISELVQQGLEVRPDVVQEVADSIPYFPEEEKIFSSTGCKTVASRISFFF; from the exons ATGGCCCCGGGAGCGGCGGTGCTGCTCCGGGCGCTGcggttcctgctgctgctggcggccgccgcccgccccgccgccgcctgggACCTATGGGCGCTGCGCTGCGGCTTCTCGGCGGACTGCGAGTGCGGCTTCGGGCCCGACCTGCGCG GCCTGGAGTGTGACTTGGCCATGAACCtggtggggcagcccctggtGAGGCAGCAGGTGATGAAGGGAGTGACGGAGTTCCTGGAGAACCAGAATCCGGTGAAACCCCTTGTGATGTCCTTCCATGGCTCGACTGGAACAGGCAAAACCTACGTGAGCTCCATGCTCATCCGATACCTCTTCCAGGGTGGGCTCCAGAGCCCCTACGTTCACCACTTCTCTCCGATAGTGCACTTCCCCCATGCTGAGCAGATAGAGCAGTACAAG GAAAGCTTGAAGCGCTGGATCCAAGGGAACTTGACAAACTGTGGACGGTCGGCCTTTCTCTTTGACGAGATGGACAAGATGCACCCGGGCCTGGTCGACGTGATCATACCATTCCTGGGACCCTCGTGGGTTGTGTATGGGACCAACTACCGCAAAGCGATCTTCATCTTCATAAG CAatgcaggaggggagcagatCAACGAAATGACGCTGGATCTCTGGCGTGCCCACAAGGACCGGGAGGAGATAAGCCTGCAGGACCTGGAGCTGGCCATCTCCAAAGCCGTGTTTGAAAACCCTCAGA GTGGATTCTGGAAATCTGGCATCATTAATGAACATCTCATTGATTTTGTTGTGCCCTTCCTCCCATTGAAGCGCCACCATGTAAAGCAGTGCGTCATCAGCGAACTTGTCCAGCAGGGGCTCGAAGTACGTCCTGATGTTGTCCAGGAGGTTGCTGACAGCATCCCCTACTTcccagaagaagagaaaatattctcaTCAACAGGCTGCAAAACAGTGGCCTCTCGgatcagttttttcttttag
- the PTRH1 gene encoding peptidyl-tRNA hydrolase isoform X1 → MLAARLAGRARPLVSRAGPALLTPGGQVAGLGNYGLRGTRHSVGMAVLDRLARQLAVAEGWRADRRCCADVALATAHGLELLLLKPRRLMNLNGLSIASAAEIYNLRPEDIYLVHDDLDKALGKVAIKLGGSARGHNGVRSCISALHSNEMPRVRVGIGRPEGEVTVSSYVLAPFSTGEQERLEQVLAQAVACLLEHVLQRRAPMGEPGDRG, encoded by the exons ATGCTGGCGGCGAGGCTGGCGGGGCGCGCGAGACCGCTCGTCAGCCGGGCGGGGCC agccctgctgaCACCCGGCGGGCAGGTGGCCGGCCTGGGCAACTATGGGCTGCGGGGGACACGGCACAGCGTGGGCATGGCAGTGCTGGACCGGCTGGCGCGGCAGCTGGCAGTGGCCGAGGGCTGGCGAGCGGACAGGAGGTGCTGTGCCGACGTGGCCCTGGCCACGGCCCACGGCCTGGAGCTGTTGCTGCTCAAGCCACGGAGGCTCATGAACCTCAACGGGCTTAGCATCGCCAGTGCTG CTGAGATCTACAACCTCCGCCCAGAAGACATTTACCTGGTTCATGACGACCTGGACAAGGCCCTAGGCAAGGTGGCAATCAAGCTAGGAGGCAGTGCAAG GGGACACAACGGGGTCCGATCCTGCATCAGTGCTCTGCACTCCAAT gaGATGCCCCGGGTCAGGGTTGGCATCGGGCGGCCAGAGGGTGAAGTGACAGTGTCCAGCTACGTCCTGGCTCCGTTCAGCACCGGGGAGCaggagaggctggagcaggTCCTGGCCCAGGCAGTGGCCTGTCTGCTGGAGCATGTTCTGCAGAGGAGAGCACCCATGGGGGAGCCAGGTGACAGGGGCTGA
- the PTRH1 gene encoding peptidyl-tRNA hydrolase isoform X2, producing the protein MLAARLAGRARPLVSRAGPCVMVAGLGNYGLRGTRHSVGMAVLDRLARQLAVAEGWRADRRCCADVALATAHGLELLLLKPRRLMNLNGLSIASAAEIYNLRPEDIYLVHDDLDKALGKVAIKLGGSARGHNGVRSCISALHSNEMPRVRVGIGRPEGEVTVSSYVLAPFSTGEQERLEQVLAQAVACLLEHVLQRRAPMGEPGDRG; encoded by the exons ATGCTGGCGGCGAGGCTGGCGGGGCGCGCGAGACCGCTCGTCAGCCGGGCGGGGCCGTGCGTCATg GTGGCCGGCCTGGGCAACTATGGGCTGCGGGGGACACGGCACAGCGTGGGCATGGCAGTGCTGGACCGGCTGGCGCGGCAGCTGGCAGTGGCCGAGGGCTGGCGAGCGGACAGGAGGTGCTGTGCCGACGTGGCCCTGGCCACGGCCCACGGCCTGGAGCTGTTGCTGCTCAAGCCACGGAGGCTCATGAACCTCAACGGGCTTAGCATCGCCAGTGCTG CTGAGATCTACAACCTCCGCCCAGAAGACATTTACCTGGTTCATGACGACCTGGACAAGGCCCTAGGCAAGGTGGCAATCAAGCTAGGAGGCAGTGCAAG GGGACACAACGGGGTCCGATCCTGCATCAGTGCTCTGCACTCCAAT gaGATGCCCCGGGTCAGGGTTGGCATCGGGCGGCCAGAGGGTGAAGTGACAGTGTCCAGCTACGTCCTGGCTCCGTTCAGCACCGGGGAGCaggagaggctggagcaggTCCTGGCCCAGGCAGTGGCCTGTCTGCTGGAGCATGTTCTGCAGAGGAGAGCACCCATGGGGGAGCCAGGTGACAGGGGCTGA
- the TOR2A gene encoding prosalusin isoform X2 has product MNLVGQPLVRQQVMKGVTEFLENQNPVKPLVMSFHGSTGTGKTYVSSMLIRYLFQGGLQSPYVHHFSPIVHFPHAEQIEQYKESLKRWIQGNLTNCGRSAFLFDEMDKMHPGLVDVIIPFLGPSWVVYGTNYRKAIFIFISNAGGEQINEMTLDLWRAHKDREEISLQDLELAISKAVFENPQSGFWKSGIINEHLIDFVVPFLPLKRHHVKQCVISELVQQGLEVRPDVVQEVADSIPYFPEEEKIFSSTGCKTVASRISFFF; this is encoded by the exons ATGAACCtggtggggcagcccctggtGAGGCAGCAGGTGATGAAGGGAGTGACGGAGTTCCTGGAGAACCAGAATCCGGTGAAACCCCTTGTGATGTCCTTCCATGGCTCGACTGGAACAGGCAAAACCTACGTGAGCTCCATGCTCATCCGATACCTCTTCCAGGGTGGGCTCCAGAGCCCCTACGTTCACCACTTCTCTCCGATAGTGCACTTCCCCCATGCTGAGCAGATAGAGCAGTACAAG GAAAGCTTGAAGCGCTGGATCCAAGGGAACTTGACAAACTGTGGACGGTCGGCCTTTCTCTTTGACGAGATGGACAAGATGCACCCGGGCCTGGTCGACGTGATCATACCATTCCTGGGACCCTCGTGGGTTGTGTATGGGACCAACTACCGCAAAGCGATCTTCATCTTCATAAG CAatgcaggaggggagcagatCAACGAAATGACGCTGGATCTCTGGCGTGCCCACAAGGACCGGGAGGAGATAAGCCTGCAGGACCTGGAGCTGGCCATCTCCAAAGCCGTGTTTGAAAACCCTCAGA GTGGATTCTGGAAATCTGGCATCATTAATGAACATCTCATTGATTTTGTTGTGCCCTTCCTCCCATTGAAGCGCCACCATGTAAAGCAGTGCGTCATCAGCGAACTTGTCCAGCAGGGGCTCGAAGTACGTCCTGATGTTGTCCAGGAGGTTGCTGACAGCATCCCCTACTTcccagaagaagagaaaatattctcaTCAACAGGCTGCAAAACAGTGGCCTCTCGgatcagttttttcttttag